A region of Lemur catta isolate mLemCat1 chromosome 22, mLemCat1.pri, whole genome shotgun sequence DNA encodes the following proteins:
- the CHRNA2 gene encoding neuronal acetylcholine receptor subunit alpha-2 isoform X4 has product MGPSRPALLSLRRLGLCWLLLTPTGGEKTQRPHPPAPGDTPSSPGPLVLAQRGSHTQAEDHLFKHLFGGYNRWARPVPNTLDVVIVRFGLSIAQLIDVDEKNQMMTTNVWLKQEWNDYKLRWNPADFGNITSLRVPSEMIWTPDIVLYNNADGEFAVTHRTKAHLFSTGTVHWVPPAIYKSSCSIDVTFFPFDQQNCKMKFGSWTYDKANIDLEQMEQSVDLRDYWESGEWAIVNATGTYNSKKYDCCAEIYPDVTYTFVIRRLPLFYTVNLIIPCLLISCLTVLVFYLPSDCGEKVTLCISVLLSLTVFLLLITEIIPSTSLVIPLIGEYLLFTMIFVTLSIVITVFVLNVHHRSPSTHSMPRWVRGALLGCVPRWLLMNRPPPPLELRDPPGLRLGPSYRWLETNVDTGDREALAVEEDRWAQAGYSASPTGALHSHGGLHPGASGPKAEAPLQESEILLSPRMQKALEGVHYIADHLRSEDADSSVKEDWKYVAMVIDRIFLWLFIVVCFLGTVGLFLPPFLAGMI; this is encoded by the exons ATGGGCCCCTCCCGTCCTGCGCTCCTGTCCTTGAGGAGGCTCGGCCTGTGCTGGCTCCTGCTGACTCCGACAG GTGGAGAGAAAACCCAGCGCCCACATCCCCCGGCACCCGGAGACACTCCTTCCTCTCCGGGTCCCCTGGTGCTGGCGCAGCGAGGCTCCCACACCCAGGCCGAGGACCACCTCTTCAAGCACCTCTTTGGGGGCTACAACCGCTGGGCGCGCCCGGTGCCCAACACCTTGGACGTGGTGATCGTGCGCTTCGGGTTGTCCATCGCCCAGCTCATCGATGTG GATGAGAAGAACCAGATGATGACCACCAACGTCTGGCTAAAGCAG GAGTGGAACGACTACAAGCTGCGTTGGAACCCGGCCGATTTCGGCAACATCACATCCCTCCGGGTCCCATCAGAGATGATCTGGACGCCCGACATTGTCCTCTACAACAA tgcAGATGGGGAGTTTGCGGTGACCCACAGGACCAAGGCCCACCTCTTCTCCACGGGGACCGTGCACTGGGTGCCCCCGGCCATCTACAAGAGCTCCTGCAGCATCGACGTCACCTTCTTCCCCTTCGACCAGCAGAACTGCAAGATGAAGTTCGGCTCCTGGACCTACGACAAGGCCAACATCGACCTGGAGCAGATGGAGCAGTCGGTGGACCTGAGGGACTACTGGGAGAGCGGGGAGTGGGCCATCGTCAACGCCACGGGCACCTACAACTCCAAGAAGTACGACTGCTGCGCCGAGATCTACCCCGACGTCACCTACACCTTCGTCATCCGGCGGCTGCCGCTGTTCTACACGGTGAACCTCATCATCCCCTGCCTGCTCATCTCCTGCCTCACCGTGCTGGTCTTCTACCTGCCGTCCGACTGCGGCGAGAAGGTCACGCTGTGCATCTCCGTGCTGCTGTCGCTCACCGTCTTCCTGCTGCTCATCACCGAGATCATCCCGTCCACCTCGCTGGTCATCCCGCTCATCGGCGAGTACCTGCTCTTCACCATGATCTTCGTCACCCTGTCCATCGTCATCACCGTCTTCGTGCTCAACGTGCACCACCGCTCGCCCAGCACCCACTCCATGCCCCGCTGGGTGCGGGGGGCCCTGCTGGGCTGCGTGCCCCGCTGGCTCCTGATGAATCGGCCCCCGCCGCCCTTGGAGCTCCGAGACCCCCCGGGCCTGAGGCTCGGCCCCTCTTACCGCTGGCTGGAGACCAACGTGGACACCGGGGACAGGGAGGCGCTGGCGGTGGAGGAGGACAGATGGGCACAGGCCGGTTACTCTGCGTCCCCCACGGGGGCCCTCCACAGCCACGGTGGCCTGCACCCGGGGGCCTCGGGTCCCAAGGCTGAGGCTCCCTTGCAGGAGAGCGAGATCCTGCTGTCACCTCGCATGCAGAAGGCACTTGAAGGCGTGCACTACATTGCCGACCACCTGCGGTCTGAGGACGCTGACTCTTCG